Proteins encoded within one genomic window of Pectobacterium araliae:
- the fkpB gene encoding FKBP-type peptidyl-prolyl cis-trans isomerase: MSETVQHNSALLVHFILTLEDGSAAESTRERGKPALFRLGDGSLSDALEQHLLGLQRGDKRKFTLPPESAFGPTNPNLIQFFLRRDFAQTGVPDVGTIMLFSGVAGNDMPGIIRDVTEESVTVDFNHPLSGQAITFDLEVLDIDPVQQEASHADSAG; encoded by the coding sequence ATGTCCGAGACTGTGCAGCACAACAGCGCGCTGCTGGTGCATTTTATCCTGACGCTGGAGGATGGTTCTGCGGCCGAATCCACGCGTGAGCGCGGCAAGCCAGCGCTGTTTCGCCTTGGCGACGGCAGCCTGTCTGACGCGTTGGAACAACATCTGTTGGGATTGCAGCGTGGCGATAAACGCAAGTTTACGCTGCCGCCAGAGTCGGCCTTTGGGCCGACCAATCCGAACCTGATCCAGTTTTTTTTACGTCGTGATTTTGCCCAGACTGGCGTGCCGGATGTTGGCACCATCATGCTGTTCAGCGGCGTTGCTGGGAATGATATGCCGGGAATTATCCGTGATGTGACTGAAGAGTCAGTCACGGTGGATTTCAACCATCCTTTATCTGGTCAGGCGATTACCTTCGATCTTGAAGTGCTGGACATTGATCCCGTACAACAGGAGGCATCACATGCAGATTCTGCTGGCTAA
- the ileS gene encoding isoleucine--tRNA ligase — translation MSDYKTTLNLPETGFPMRGDLAKREPDMLKRWYEQDLYGIIRNAKKGKKTFILHDGPPYANGSIHIGHSVNKILKDIIVKSKGLSGYDSPYVPGWDCHGLPIELKVEQLIGKPGEKVSAAEFRAECRKYAAEQIVGQKADFIRLGVLGDWDRPYLTMDFKTEANIIRALGRIIENGHLHKGAKPVHWCVDCGSSLAEAEVEYYDKTSPSIDVAFNASDVAAVLAKFGVSNVDGPVSLVIWTTTPWTLPANRAISLNAEFDYQLVQIDGQALILAADLVESVMKRIGVTQWIVLSDCKGADLELLRFKHPFLGFDVPAILGDHVTLDAGTGAVHTAGGHGPDDYVISQKYNLEIANPVGPNGCYLSGTYPELDGKFVFKANDLIVEILREKGMLLHVEKLQHSYPCCWRHKSPIIFRATPQWFVSMDQKGLRKQSLSEIKGVQWIPDWGQARIESMVANRPDWCISRQRTWGVPMSLFVHKETEELHPRTAELIEAVAKRVEADGIQAWWDLDPADVLGADADNYVKVPDTLDVWFDSGSTHASVVDARPEFGGHSADMYLEGSDQHRGWFMSSLMISTAIKGKAPYRQVLTHGFTVDGQGRKMSKSIGNTVSPQDVTNKLGADILRLWIGSTDYSGEIAVSDEILKRSADAYRRIRNTARFLLANLNGFDPQKDSVKPEDMVVLDRWAVSCAKAAQDEILEAYESYDFHRVVQRLMQFCSIEMGSFYLDIIKDRQYTAKSDSVARRSCQTALYHISEALVRWMAPIMSFTADEIWSYLPGERAQYVFTEEWYDGLFALDDTETMNDAFWTDILKVRSEVNKVIEQARNDKRIGGSLEASVTLYADANLAGKLNQLQQELHFALLTSKARVERYENAPDSAQATELTGLKIALSEAEGHKCPRCWHYETDIGSNAEHPEVCGRCATNVGGNGEERKFV, via the coding sequence ATGAGTGACTATAAGACTACCCTGAACTTGCCGGAAACAGGGTTCCCGATGCGTGGCGATCTGGCCAAGCGCGAACCTGACATGCTGAAACGTTGGTATGAGCAGGATCTGTACGGGATTATTCGCAATGCGAAGAAGGGAAAGAAGACCTTCATTTTGCACGATGGCCCTCCGTACGCGAACGGCAGTATTCACATTGGTCACTCAGTTAACAAGATTCTGAAAGATATTATTGTTAAATCGAAAGGCCTGTCTGGCTACGATTCCCCTTATGTGCCGGGCTGGGACTGTCATGGTCTGCCGATTGAACTGAAAGTCGAACAACTGATCGGTAAACCGGGCGAGAAAGTCAGCGCAGCAGAATTCCGTGCTGAGTGCCGTAAATATGCGGCGGAGCAGATTGTTGGTCAGAAAGCCGATTTTATTCGTCTTGGCGTGCTGGGTGACTGGGATCGCCCTTACCTGACGATGGATTTCAAAACCGAAGCGAACATCATTCGTGCATTGGGTCGCATTATTGAAAACGGTCACCTGCACAAAGGGGCGAAGCCGGTTCACTGGTGCGTAGACTGCGGCTCCTCACTGGCAGAAGCAGAAGTTGAATATTACGACAAAACGTCTCCATCTATTGATGTCGCGTTTAACGCAAGCGATGTCGCGGCGGTCTTAGCCAAATTTGGCGTGAGCAACGTAGACGGCCCCGTGTCTCTGGTGATCTGGACGACGACACCGTGGACGCTGCCAGCAAACCGCGCGATCTCACTGAACGCGGAGTTCGATTATCAACTGGTACAAATTGATGGTCAGGCGCTGATTCTGGCGGCCGATCTGGTTGAAAGCGTGATGAAACGCATTGGTGTGACTCAGTGGATTGTGCTGAGCGACTGTAAGGGCGCGGATCTTGAACTGCTACGCTTCAAACATCCGTTCCTGGGCTTCGATGTACCGGCCATTTTGGGCGACCACGTGACGCTGGATGCCGGTACGGGTGCGGTACACACCGCTGGTGGTCACGGTCCTGACGACTACGTGATCAGCCAGAAGTACAATCTGGAAATCGCCAACCCGGTGGGACCGAACGGCTGCTACCTGAGCGGCACCTATCCTGAGTTGGATGGTAAATTCGTTTTCAAAGCCAACGATCTGATCGTTGAAATCCTGCGTGAAAAAGGCATGTTGCTGCATGTAGAAAAATTGCAGCACAGCTATCCGTGCTGCTGGCGTCATAAATCACCGATTATTTTCCGTGCCACGCCACAATGGTTTGTCAGCATGGATCAGAAAGGCCTACGTAAGCAGTCGCTGTCTGAAATCAAAGGTGTGCAGTGGATTCCTGATTGGGGCCAGGCACGTATTGAGTCGATGGTCGCCAACCGTCCTGACTGGTGTATCTCCCGTCAGCGTACCTGGGGCGTGCCAATGTCGCTGTTCGTTCACAAAGAGACGGAAGAACTGCATCCGCGTACTGCTGAACTGATTGAAGCGGTGGCAAAGCGTGTTGAAGCCGATGGCATTCAGGCATGGTGGGATCTCGATCCGGCTGATGTGCTGGGCGCAGACGCTGATAATTATGTCAAAGTGCCAGACACGCTGGACGTGTGGTTCGATTCTGGATCAACGCATGCGTCCGTGGTGGATGCTCGTCCTGAATTCGGCGGTCACTCAGCAGATATGTATCTGGAAGGGTCTGACCAACATCGTGGCTGGTTCATGTCTTCTCTGATGATCTCCACGGCGATTAAAGGTAAAGCACCTTATCGTCAGGTGTTAACCCACGGTTTCACCGTTGATGGTCAGGGTCGTAAGATGTCCAAGTCGATCGGGAATACCGTGAGCCCGCAGGACGTGACGAACAAACTCGGTGCTGACATTCTGCGCCTGTGGATCGGCTCAACGGATTACTCTGGTGAAATCGCCGTATCCGATGAGATCCTGAAACGTTCCGCTGATGCCTACCGTCGTATTCGTAACACTGCGCGTTTCTTGCTGGCGAACCTGAATGGGTTTGATCCACAGAAAGATAGTGTGAAACCAGAAGACATGGTGGTGCTGGATCGCTGGGCGGTTAGCTGTGCGAAAGCCGCGCAGGATGAGATCCTCGAAGCCTATGAAAGCTACGATTTCCACCGTGTGGTACAGCGCCTGATGCAGTTCTGCTCGATCGAGATGGGGTCGTTCTACCTGGATATCATCAAAGATCGTCAATACACGGCAAAAAGCGACAGTGTTGCACGCCGTAGCTGCCAGACTGCGCTATACCATATCTCAGAAGCATTGGTTCGTTGGATGGCACCGATTATGTCCTTCACGGCGGATGAAATTTGGAGCTACCTGCCGGGCGAACGTGCGCAGTACGTGTTTACCGAAGAGTGGTATGACGGTCTGTTCGCGCTGGATGATACTGAAACGATGAACGATGCGTTCTGGACGGATATCCTGAAAGTACGTAGCGAAGTGAACAAAGTCATTGAGCAGGCGCGTAATGATAAGCGCATCGGTGGTTCGCTGGAAGCGTCCGTCACGCTGTACGCTGATGCTAATCTGGCAGGCAAGCTGAACCAGCTACAGCAGGAACTGCACTTTGCGCTGTTGACGTCAAAAGCGCGGGTGGAACGTTATGAAAATGCGCCGGATAGCGCGCAGGCAACGGAACTCACCGGACTGAAAATTGCCTTAAGTGAGGCAGAAGGGCACAAGTGTCCACGCTGCTGGCATTACGAGACGGATATTGGTAGCAATGCCGAGCATCCTGAAGTGTGTGGTCGCTGTGCGACTAACGTAGGCGGTAATGGCGAAGAGCGTAAATTTGTCTGA
- the lspA gene encoding signal peptidase II yields the protein MMNNICSSGLRWLWLALLVLVIDLGSKQWILAHFALGDTVPVMPSLNLHYARNYGAAFSFLADKGGWQRWFFAGIAIAIVVALLVMMYRGNVKQKLNNIAYSLIIGGALGNLFDRTWHGFVVDFIDFYVGDWHFATFNLADTAICIGAALIVLEGFFSTHDDTDTVKQKGH from the coding sequence CTGATGAATAACATTTGTTCGAGCGGATTGCGCTGGCTCTGGCTGGCGCTACTGGTTCTTGTTATCGACCTTGGCAGCAAGCAGTGGATTCTTGCCCACTTTGCGCTGGGAGATACGGTGCCAGTGATGCCTTCTTTGAATCTGCATTACGCCCGTAACTATGGCGCAGCATTCAGCTTCCTGGCGGATAAAGGTGGCTGGCAGCGCTGGTTTTTTGCCGGTATCGCGATTGCGATTGTGGTTGCACTACTGGTGATGATGTACCGTGGCAACGTCAAGCAGAAGCTCAATAACATTGCCTATTCGCTGATTATCGGCGGTGCATTGGGCAATCTGTTTGACCGGACATGGCACGGTTTTGTCGTTGATTTCATCGACTTCTATGTCGGTGACTGGCACTTCGCTACCTTTAACCTTGCCGATACCGCTATCTGTATTGGTGCGGCGCTCATCGTACTGGAAGGGTTTTTCAGTACGCATGATGATACTGATACCGTTAAGCAAAAGGGTCACTGA